The proteins below come from a single Methanothrix thermoacetophila PT genomic window:
- a CDS encoding cobalamin biosynthesis protein has product MITEIFPFSVLILALLIDIVLGEPPAALHPVVIIGTAVDRLRRMMPRRKISGMIISVLVISGAVLAGFALIRIAYATGSLAGSSEMGDILALIISSYLLKSTFAFKSLIMTSREIGNLIDEDLDAAKHLLPALVSRNPLNLTHAQARSAVIESLSENYVDTIVSPLFYYVLFSCAGLGVEAALAFKAVSTMDSMLGYKSDDLREIGYVPARLDDILNWIPARLSLPLIMIASPRKSMDILKACMRYHSVTPSPNSGWPMAAAAGALGTRMAKPGVYTILDEGRDPESEDVSSAISLIGRAMVLAALLSALLLILLR; this is encoded by the coding sequence ATGATAACAGAGATATTCCCATTTTCGGTTCTGATCCTCGCACTCCTGATAGATATCGTCCTGGGAGAGCCGCCAGCTGCGCTTCATCCTGTAGTCATAATTGGAACGGCGGTGGACCGTCTCAGGCGGATGATGCCGCGGAGGAAGATCTCCGGGATGATCATCTCTGTGCTTGTGATCTCCGGAGCCGTGCTCGCTGGCTTTGCTCTCATCCGTATCGCATATGCCACTGGATCTCTTGCAGGATCCTCTGAGATGGGAGATATCCTGGCTCTTATCATCTCCTCCTACCTTTTGAAATCCACATTTGCCTTCAAGAGTCTGATCATGACCTCCAGAGAGATAGGCAATCTCATTGATGAGGATCTCGATGCCGCAAAACATCTCCTTCCAGCTCTGGTGAGCAGGAACCCCCTGAATCTCACACACGCACAGGCCAGGTCCGCAGTCATCGAGTCGCTCTCCGAGAACTACGTCGATACGATCGTCTCTCCGCTCTTCTACTACGTGCTGTTCTCCTGTGCAGGCCTCGGCGTGGAGGCTGCGCTTGCGTTCAAGGCTGTGAGCACGATGGACAGCATGTTGGGTTACAAGAGCGATGATCTCAGAGAGATCGGATATGTCCCCGCCCGCCTCGACGACATCCTCAACTGGATCCCGGCCAGGCTGAGCCTGCCCCTGATCATGATCGCCTCCCCCCGGAAGTCCATGGATATCCTTAAAGCATGCATGCGATACCACTCAGTCACCCCGAGCCCTAACTCGGGCTGGCCAATGGCAGCGGCTGCGGGCGCTCTGGGCACGAGAATGGCGAAGCCCGGGGTTTACACGATACTTGATGAGGGGAGGGATCCGGAGAGCGAGGATGTCTCCTCGGCCATTTCGCTAATCGGAAGGGCGATGGTTCTGGCCGCTCTGTTATCAGCACTGCTGCTCATCCTGCTGAGATGA
- a CDS encoding cysteine-rich small domain-containing protein: MRESCDRYPCHFEGQDCTFCFCPFYPCLDESLGCMVDGRWRCDGCTILHRPDVAAEVVEELLRGEELEIVWRRVRSQP; the protein is encoded by the coding sequence ATGAGGGAGAGTTGCGATCGCTATCCCTGCCACTTCGAGGGGCAGGACTGCACATTCTGCTTCTGCCCCTTCTACCCATGCCTCGACGAATCGCTCGGATGCATGGTAGATGGGAGATGGAGATGTGATGGCTGCACCATCCTTCACAGACCTGATGTTGCAGCCGAGGTTGTTGAGGAGCTGCTCAGAGGGGAGGAGCTGGAGATCGTCTGGAGGAGGGTCAGATCGCAGCCATGA
- a CDS encoding right-handed parallel beta-helix repeat-containing protein — protein MISRRGVSSILPLWLAVLILIASADAATYTVCPSGCSKSSIQDAINNASPGDTIVVYSGTYNENVVVDKTLKLVGINNPTINAANPSGNAVSITGSGVVLTGFTITGASTGNGIDVSNTSPLIFYNNIEGNGVGLRNTLTSTILSRVCFWGEGGVGMDKGKPVSPNNIVLGSVDYAPWLTARTINGKITKASPVVFDNPDAGIRVELSGIVYSGTIMGSAAYMPGEEPYDASKLPAIPIRYLDVILTGNPGGEATITATYADADLAYVAENSLNLYVWDGSNWIAATDTAVNAAENRVSGKFSASLLTGSPIALAGKDYSVTIEPASSPVPYATKPVLTTLQVESIWDLLTAEYRIDGGDWNIISTGIYAKSWYYPGWSITDDEWASLGPGSHVITFRFTRAGAPNITETWLFVKSMDTNLVRLITPNGGEVLKRQIPVTITWTMPSSASVSGVVLSYSTDGGKTYPHTIASIMGPATSFTWRPPNIATTQARVKVTVIYETGAEASDTSDGDFTIQKGYSFTAWRPDFGGYYTSFRAWLKPPYSFRAGW, from the coding sequence ATGATTTCGAGAAGGGGGGTAAGCTCAATCCTGCCTCTCTGGCTGGCGGTTCTGATCCTGATTGCATCAGCGGATGCTGCCACTTATACTGTATGCCCATCTGGTTGCAGCAAGAGCAGCATACAGGATGCAATCAACAATGCCAGCCCGGGAGATACCATTGTGGTGTACTCTGGAACCTATAACGAGAATGTGGTGGTGGACAAGACTCTGAAGCTGGTGGGCATCAACAATCCCACAATTAACGCAGCCAATCCATCAGGGAATGCTGTATCGATCACCGGCTCCGGTGTCGTTCTAACCGGCTTCACAATCACAGGAGCATCGACTGGCAATGGCATAGACGTCTCAAATACAAGCCCGCTGATATTCTATAACAACATAGAGGGCAATGGTGTAGGCCTCAGAAACACACTGACGTCAACGATTCTCTCGAGGGTATGCTTCTGGGGCGAGGGTGGAGTTGGAATGGATAAGGGCAAGCCTGTGAGCCCGAACAACATTGTGCTCGGCTCTGTGGATTATGCCCCGTGGCTCACAGCCAGAACCATAAACGGAAAGATAACGAAAGCATCTCCTGTGGTCTTCGACAATCCTGATGCAGGTATCAGGGTCGAGCTGAGCGGAATCGTCTACAGCGGGACGATAATGGGCAGCGCTGCTTACATGCCTGGAGAGGAGCCGTATGATGCCTCAAAGCTGCCTGCGATACCGATCAGATACTTAGATGTCATATTGACAGGCAATCCGGGCGGCGAGGCCACCATAACCGCAACCTATGCTGATGCTGATCTCGCATATGTTGCCGAGAACTCGCTCAACCTCTATGTCTGGGATGGAAGCAACTGGATCGCGGCCACTGATACAGCTGTAAACGCAGCTGAGAATCGCGTGAGCGGGAAGTTCTCAGCATCTCTGCTCACAGGATCTCCGATTGCTCTTGCAGGCAAGGATTACAGTGTCACAATAGAGCCAGCGTCGAGCCCTGTTCCGTATGCGACCAAGCCCGTCCTCACGACGCTCCAGGTGGAGTCGATATGGGATCTGCTCACAGCAGAGTACAGGATCGACGGTGGTGACTGGAACATAATAAGCACAGGAATATATGCCAAGAGCTGGTACTATCCTGGGTGGTCAATTACGGATGATGAATGGGCCAGCCTCGGACCTGGCAGCCACGTCATAACCTTCAGGTTCACAAGAGCCGGTGCGCCAAATATCACAGAGACCTGGCTGTTCGTCAAATCCATGGACACCAATCTGGTAAGACTCATAACGCCCAACGGTGGCGAGGTCCTGAAGAGGCAGATCCCGGTCACGATAACCTGGACGATGCCTTCATCAGCATCTGTCTCAGGTGTGGTGCTTTCGTACTCGACGGACGGAGGAAAGACATACCCGCACACAATCGCGAGTATAATGGGACCAGCGACGAGCTTCACATGGAGACCGCCGAACATAGCCACAACACAGGCGCGCGTCAAGGTCACGGTGATCTACGAGACCGGAGCTGAGGCATCCGACACGAGCGACGGAGACTTCACAATACAGAAAGGATACTCGTTCACGGCGTGGAGGCCGGACTTCGGAGGATACTACACATCGTTCAGGGCCTGGCTCAAACCGCCATATTCGTTCAGGGCAGGATGGTAG
- a CDS encoding ornithine cyclodeaminase produces the protein MSEICDIEMEGHLIDSLILTKALDKIMDMGGEFEIKEFTVGKRKDEPSHVRLTLIGKDPAHLNQILDELNALGARLVDSEDVRLEPAPSDMVVPRGFYSTTNHPTYIRLRGTWIPVDGSRMDCLIVVSGSSARCTPIHHIKKGDMVVVGTTGVKVVPPERPREKSFFGFMRNEVSSERPSVEIVRQIAEEIVATKGKGGRIAAICGPAVVHTGAAPALAQLIRDGYIDVLLSGNALAVHDIERQLFGTSLGMDMKGNVTSGGHRNHLYAISEIIASGSIENAINEGKIRGGIMYECIKKGIPFVLAGSIRDDGPLPEVITDTVKAKDAMAEALKGVDMALMMATMLHSIATGNLLPSYVKTLCVDINPATVTKLMDRGTAQAIGLVTDVGTFLPMLAEEIRKAGSGSRIQ, from the coding sequence ATGAGTGAGATATGCGATATAGAGATGGAGGGGCATCTGATCGACTCGCTGATCCTGACAAAGGCGCTCGACAAGATCATGGATATGGGAGGCGAGTTCGAGATAAAGGAGTTCACAGTGGGCAAGAGAAAGGACGAGCCGAGTCATGTAAGGCTCACGCTTATCGGCAAGGACCCGGCGCATCTCAACCAGATCCTGGATGAGCTGAACGCGCTGGGTGCGAGGCTCGTGGACTCAGAGGATGTCAGGCTCGAGCCGGCACCCAGCGACATGGTGGTCCCAAGGGGGTTCTACTCGACCACGAACCATCCAACATATATCAGGCTTCGCGGAACGTGGATCCCTGTTGATGGGAGCCGAATGGACTGTCTTATTGTGGTCTCGGGCAGCAGCGCGAGGTGCACTCCGATACACCATATTAAAAAAGGCGACATGGTCGTCGTGGGAACCACCGGCGTAAAGGTCGTGCCGCCTGAGCGGCCACGCGAGAAGTCTTTCTTCGGCTTCATGAGGAACGAGGTCTCCTCGGAGCGCCCGAGCGTGGAGATAGTGAGGCAGATCGCCGAGGAGATCGTGGCGACGAAGGGAAAGGGCGGAAGGATCGCTGCGATCTGCGGACCCGCGGTCGTCCACACCGGCGCAGCACCTGCGCTTGCCCAGCTGATCCGGGATGGATACATCGATGTTCTCCTCTCAGGAAACGCGCTCGCTGTTCATGATATAGAAAGACAGCTCTTCGGCACCAGTCTTGGAATGGACATGAAGGGGAACGTGACCTCAGGGGGTCACAGAAACCATCTGTATGCGATAAGCGAGATCATCGCCAGCGGCTCGATAGAGAATGCGATAAATGAGGGCAAGATCAGGGGCGGCATAATGTACGAGTGCATTAAAAAAGGAATACCATTCGTACTCGCTGGCTCGATAAGAGATGACGGGCCGCTTCCTGAGGTCATAACAGACACCGTCAAGGCGAAGGATGCGATGGCAGAGGCGTTAAAAGGAGTGGACATGGCGCTGATGATGGCGACGATGCTCCACTCGATCGCGACCGGGAACCTTCTGCCTTCGTACGTCAAAACGCTCTGTGTTGATATCAACCCTGCAACCGTCACGAAGCTCATGGACAGGGGCACGGCCCAGGCGATAGGCCTTGTCACAGATGTCGGGACCTTCCTGCCGATGCTCGCCGAGGAGATCAGGAAGGCTGGCAGCGGATCCCGGATCCAGTAG
- the cdhA gene encoding CO dehydrogenase/acetyl-CoA synthase complex subunit alpha, producing MAKLEGSFTVEDMKNVQINIGAVVKEEEEWDQPMGPFPKPQIATLRDWDFKILNRYRIFYAPADDTCTLCTFGPCDLTGNKRGACGIDMAGTCGKIVLVACLMGTCAHTAHGRHLYHWTLDKFGDMKFDMGTDILVTAPLTETIIGIRPKSLKDFGKALEYCEEQITQLLAATHTGQEGSYVDFESKALHAGMIDSLGKEICDMLQIVAYNMPRGDPNAPLVEIGMGTLDQNKAVLIAYGHNLAAGAEAMFYTETNNLWDKVDIGGVCCTAIDLTRIGEGMGEKKVPDMIGTKAKVAGAVGWWRKMVRAGIMDTVMVDEQCVWCDALKDCEERKIPLIATNDKILYGLKDRTNDPVDEIVDDLVNFRVPGVVILDPVKAGEVGVKTAIAVKPKRADIRNRIVLTEDEFKKLVSSCTKCNECAFVCPPHIRISNLMEEAAKGNLEPFSSTYEVCVGCGRCEQVCRQNIPILKMYEYANREYIRNQKFKMRAGRGPIRDTEIRAVGAPIVLGTIPGVIALVGCSNYPNGTKECYDIAKEFVDRGYIVVTTGCMAMDMSLYTDAEGKTIWEQYPGAFDGRNICNVGSCVANAHIHGAAIKVATIFAHRNHRANYDDIADYILSKVGACGIAWGAYSQKAASIATGVNRIGVPVVVQPHSVIYRRAFLGRADLPEDWMVIDARDGSKVRIEPAPEHMLYVAETKEEAMLMMAKLCFRPSDNSIGRMIKLTHYCDISMKYFGKLPDDWPVYVRHASELPLAWKDQMMKELEEKYGWKIDWKAKKIVEGPIRPADVSFDPTNIERKIRVRK from the coding sequence ATGGCAAAGCTCGAGGGCAGCTTTACAGTTGAGGACATGAAGAATGTCCAGATCAACATAGGGGCTGTCGTTAAGGAGGAGGAGGAATGGGACCAGCCGATGGGTCCGTTCCCGAAGCCGCAGATCGCAACCCTGCGCGACTGGGACTTCAAGATTTTGAATCGTTACAGAATATTCTACGCGCCTGCAGACGATACCTGTACACTCTGTACATTTGGTCCATGTGATCTCACCGGCAACAAGCGCGGAGCATGCGGCATAGATATGGCAGGGACGTGCGGAAAGATCGTTCTTGTCGCATGCCTGATGGGCACATGCGCTCACACAGCCCATGGGCGTCATCTGTACCACTGGACTCTCGACAAGTTCGGAGATATGAAGTTCGATATGGGCACAGATATACTTGTGACAGCACCCCTGACTGAGACCATAATCGGCATCAGGCCGAAATCGCTGAAGGACTTCGGCAAGGCTCTTGAGTACTGCGAGGAGCAGATCACGCAGCTTCTGGCGGCAACGCATACAGGTCAGGAGGGCAGCTATGTCGATTTCGAGTCCAAGGCCCTTCATGCGGGCATGATAGATTCGCTCGGCAAGGAGATCTGCGATATGCTGCAGATCGTGGCCTACAACATGCCACGCGGCGATCCGAACGCTCCGCTAGTCGAGATCGGCATGGGTACGCTGGACCAGAACAAGGCCGTTCTTATCGCATATGGCCACAACCTCGCAGCCGGCGCCGAGGCTATGTTCTACACTGAGACGAACAACCTTTGGGACAAAGTCGATATAGGTGGCGTATGCTGCACGGCCATCGATCTCACCAGGATCGGCGAGGGCATGGGTGAGAAGAAGGTTCCTGACATGATCGGAACCAAGGCGAAGGTCGCAGGCGCAGTCGGCTGGTGGAGGAAGATGGTCAGGGCAGGGATCATGGACACAGTGATGGTTGATGAGCAGTGCGTATGGTGCGATGCCCTGAAGGACTGCGAGGAGCGCAAGATACCACTGATCGCCACCAATGACAAAATCTTATATGGTCTCAAGGATAGGACAAATGACCCGGTCGATGAGATTGTGGATGATCTGGTTAACTTCCGGGTGCCAGGTGTTGTCATACTGGATCCGGTGAAGGCTGGAGAGGTGGGCGTCAAGACCGCCATTGCAGTAAAGCCGAAGCGCGCAGATATCAGGAACAGGATCGTCCTCACAGAGGATGAGTTCAAGAAGCTGGTCTCGAGCTGTACCAAGTGCAATGAGTGCGCATTCGTCTGCCCGCCGCACATCAGGATAAGCAATCTCATGGAAGAAGCCGCGAAGGGCAACCTGGAGCCGTTCTCCTCGACATATGAGGTTTGCGTTGGATGTGGCAGATGCGAGCAGGTCTGCAGGCAGAACATCCCGATACTTAAGATGTATGAGTATGCCAACAGGGAGTACATCAGGAACCAGAAGTTCAAGATGAGGGCTGGCAGAGGGCCGATCAGGGATACAGAGATCAGGGCGGTCGGCGCGCCCATAGTTCTCGGCACAATCCCCGGCGTGATAGCGCTTGTCGGATGCAGCAACTATCCAAACGGCACCAAGGAGTGCTATGACATCGCCAAGGAGTTCGTCGATAGAGGGTATATTGTTGTCACAACGGGCTGCATGGCGATGGATATGTCCCTCTACACTGATGCAGAGGGCAAGACGATCTGGGAGCAGTATCCAGGTGCATTCGATGGCAGAAATATATGTAACGTCGGATCATGTGTTGCAAATGCCCACATACATGGAGCTGCGATAAAGGTCGCCACGATATTCGCTCACAGGAACCATCGTGCAAACTACGATGATATTGCAGATTACATACTCTCCAAGGTCGGAGCGTGCGGCATAGCCTGGGGCGCATACTCGCAGAAGGCAGCCTCAATTGCGACTGGTGTTAACAGGATTGGTGTACCTGTTGTGGTGCAGCCACATTCTGTGATATACCGCAGGGCGTTCCTGGGAAGGGCCGATCTGCCAGAGGACTGGATGGTTATAGATGCAAGAGATGGCTCCAAGGTGAGGATCGAGCCTGCTCCTGAGCACATGCTGTACGTTGCGGAAACAAAGGAGGAGGCCATGCTGATGATGGCCAAGCTATGCTTCAGACCCAGTGATAACTCGATTGGCCGTATGATCAAGCTGACCCACTACTGCGATATATCCATGAAGTACTTCGGCAAGCTGCCGGATGACTGGCCTGTCTATGTGAGGCATGCATCTGAGCTTCCGCTCGCCTGGAAGGACCAGATGATGAAGGAGCTCGAGGAGAAGTACGGCTGGAAGATCGACTGGAAGGCGAAGAAGATCGTCGAGGGTCCGATCAGGCCGGCAGATGTGAGCTTCGATCCGACCAACATCGAGAGGAAGATCAGGGTCAGGAAGTGA
- a CDS encoding DNA alkylation repair protein codes for MSAETEMCEDLVSLIRAELLQNADAQTQESAQRFFREPVRLYGVRTPVVREIARRHFRSIRHLEKTEIFELCEALLKTDYNEDAIVAFDWSYALRRSYAPRDFQVFERWVASYINNWVKCDTFCSRSLGTFVEMYPAYIQNLKGWATSENRWVRRAAAVTMVPSARRGRFLGEMLEIVDLLLGDPEDIVQKGCGWLLKEASRCHQQEVFSYIMSRKGEMARIVLRYAIEKMPHDMRRMAMER; via the coding sequence TTGTCTGCAGAGACGGAGATGTGCGAGGATCTCGTATCTCTAATAAGAGCTGAACTGCTGCAGAATGCTGACGCTCAGACACAGGAGTCTGCGCAGCGCTTCTTCAGAGAGCCCGTGAGGCTCTACGGCGTGAGGACGCCCGTGGTCAGGGAGATCGCCAGGCGTCATTTCAGGAGTATCCGCCACTTGGAGAAGACAGAAATCTTCGAGCTCTGTGAGGCACTACTCAAGACGGATTACAACGAGGATGCGATCGTGGCGTTCGACTGGTCGTACGCACTCCGGAGGAGCTACGCGCCTCGGGATTTTCAGGTCTTTGAGCGGTGGGTAGCATCGTACATAAACAACTGGGTCAAGTGTGACACCTTCTGCAGCCGCTCTCTTGGGACATTCGTTGAGATGTACCCTGCGTATATCCAGAATCTGAAGGGCTGGGCCACATCAGAGAACCGGTGGGTGCGCAGGGCCGCGGCCGTGACCATGGTACCTTCAGCGCGGCGGGGGCGGTTTCTGGGCGAGATGCTGGAGATCGTGGATCTGCTGCTCGGAGATCCCGAGGACATCGTACAGAAGGGCTGCGGCTGGCTTCTCAAGGAGGCCAGCAGATGCCACCAGCAGGAGGTCTTCAGTTACATAATGTCCCGAAAGGGCGAGATGGCCAGGATCGTTCTGCGGTATGCCATCGAGAAGATGCCGCATGATATGAGAAGGATGGCGATGGAGAGGTAG
- the cdhB gene encoding CO dehydrogenase/acetyl-CoA synthase complex subunit epsilon produces MAVDTTKNPIPFEMAQIPGPEMAKAYPVKVIGAIIKKAKRPLLVVGAELFDDPVMFDKAIEIAKAKNMTIAATAHTIKGFIERGYTTNVYQIGLHPLTNYLRFKDWKGLDGQGHYDVVIFMGIFYKFANAMFSALKHFNRDIKRVSIDRYYHVNADMTFGNLAFDSAGYHEAIDELIAILKK; encoded by the coding sequence ATGGCAGTCGACACAACCAAAAACCCCATACCTTTTGAGATGGCCCAGATCCCCGGGCCTGAGATGGCAAAGGCCTATCCTGTGAAGGTCATAGGCGCCATCATAAAGAAGGCAAAGAGGCCGCTGCTGGTCGTGGGAGCAGAGCTCTTCGACGACCCGGTCATGTTCGATAAGGCGATAGAGATCGCCAAGGCTAAGAACATGACGATCGCTGCGACAGCTCACACGATCAAGGGCTTCATCGAGAGAGGGTACACGACGAACGTCTATCAGATCGGGCTGCATCCGCTGACCAACTACCTGCGATTCAAGGACTGGAAGGGTCTGGATGGGCAGGGCCACTACGATGTGGTCATCTTCATGGGTATCTTCTACAAGTTCGCAAACGCCATGTTCTCTGCGCTGAAGCACTTCAACAGGGATATCAAGCGCGTCTCCATCGACAGGTACTACCATGTCAACGCTGATATGACATTCGGGAACCTGGCGTTCGACTCTGCAGGATACCACGAGGCGATCGATGAGCTGATTGCAATACTGAAGAAGTGA
- the cdhC gene encoding CO dehydrogenase/CO-methylating acetyl-CoA synthase complex subunit beta: MAEEIQLDISPMYEGERIRKDDLWVEMGGPKADGFELTLAASMDEVEDGKVTIIGPDLKDVKEGSTIPFGMIFKVAGEKIEKDLESIIERRNHALLSYISGLMHLNQRYDIWMRLGKSLQKKGVTSWEQIFKPVINLYKAEMPFIEKMEVTIVTDPAKVKEELEKAMQVYRARDERAKGLHDEDVDVFYGCTLCQAFAPTSACVVTPDRPSLCGAITWFDGRAAAKVDPEGPQFPIPKEGLKDPITGEYESINQMAAKRSGGEYTVMKLYTFFDAPHTSCGCFETIGFYMPEVDGIGICDREYKGNAPNGLPFSTMAGQTGGGKQVVGFLGMGVLYYFSPKFLQADGGWRRIVWMSKRLKERVKEGIPAEMYDKIATEDDATDLESLKRFLLKVDHPVVTGVVRPVDNKKITEGWKFEEITDELKEQVIAFIEKYEGEIDTDNVKNELLMSEGQFMQVVEALQADGVLE; this comes from the coding sequence ATGGCTGAAGAGATCCAACTGGACATATCCCCGATGTACGAAGGGGAGCGCATAAGGAAGGACGACCTGTGGGTAGAGATGGGTGGACCGAAGGCAGACGGATTCGAGCTGACACTGGCCGCCTCAATGGACGAGGTAGAGGACGGGAAGGTCACGATCATCGGGCCTGACCTGAAGGATGTCAAGGAGGGCTCAACAATCCCCTTCGGCATGATCTTCAAGGTCGCAGGCGAGAAGATCGAGAAGGACCTGGAGTCGATCATAGAGAGGCGCAACCATGCTCTGCTCTCCTACATCAGCGGCCTCATGCACCTTAACCAGAGGTATGATATCTGGATGAGGCTAGGCAAGAGCCTGCAGAAGAAGGGCGTTACATCCTGGGAGCAGATATTCAAGCCTGTCATCAACCTCTACAAGGCCGAGATGCCCTTCATCGAGAAGATGGAGGTTACAATCGTCACGGATCCGGCGAAGGTCAAGGAAGAGCTGGAGAAGGCGATGCAGGTCTACAGGGCGAGAGACGAGAGGGCGAAGGGTCTGCATGACGAGGATGTGGATGTCTTCTACGGATGCACACTCTGCCAGGCGTTCGCCCCCACAAGCGCATGCGTCGTGACGCCCGACAGGCCTTCGCTCTGCGGCGCTATCACATGGTTCGATGGCCGTGCTGCGGCTAAGGTCGACCCGGAGGGCCCGCAGTTCCCGATACCGAAGGAGGGACTGAAGGATCCGATCACTGGCGAGTACGAGAGCATCAACCAGATGGCTGCGAAGAGATCCGGCGGCGAGTACACGGTGATGAAGCTGTACACCTTCTTCGATGCGCCACACACATCCTGCGGCTGCTTCGAGACGATCGGTTTCTACATGCCTGAGGTCGACGGAATAGGGATCTGTGATCGCGAATACAAGGGCAATGCTCCGAACGGCCTGCCGTTCTCGACCATGGCCGGACAGACAGGCGGTGGCAAGCAGGTCGTTGGCTTCCTCGGAATGGGTGTGCTGTATTACTTCTCCCCGAAGTTCCTCCAGGCAGACGGCGGCTGGCGCAGGATCGTCTGGATGTCCAAGAGGCTCAAGGAGAGGGTGAAGGAAGGAATACCCGCGGAGATGTACGACAAGATCGCCACAGAGGACGATGCCACAGATCTCGAGTCCCTGAAGAGGTTCCTGCTCAAGGTCGATCATCCTGTCGTCACAGGTGTTGTGAGGCCTGTTGACAACAAGAAGATAACCGAGGGATGGAAGTTCGAGGAGATCACAGACGAGCTCAAGGAGCAGGTCATCGCCTTCATCGAGAAGTATGAAGGAGAGATCGATACAGACAACGTGAAGAACGAGCTTCTCATGAGTGAGGGGCAGTTCATGCAGGTTGTCGAGGCACTCCAGGCCGATGGCGTGCTAGAGTGA
- the cobD gene encoding threonine-phosphate decarboxylase CobD, which yields MRVRRSFAATGPCQHGGRVREMSRILGMEILDFSASINPLGSPPLEDVVLSELKNICHYPDITYSDFREAAASFVGVEPENVVPGNGSSEIIRIFSEVCIDDGEVALIPSPTFGEYETQSRLAGAQIVKTDIGLEEPKDLDSVFDEALLRDAKAAFFCNPNNPTGILTERKDLMRLAERCEEHGVFLLVDEAFIELSDPDQSVADLAPDMDGLVVMRSLTKSFGVPGLRLGFAVTNGELAEIMNMARIPWSISSIASAAAVHLLKNKEFLERSRQFVIEELGWLRDALRSIGLRPLRSSTNFMLVDVRGTGMESGELAERMLHEGVLIRDCKSFGLDGYVRVAVRRREENERLVLAFKKILEGR from the coding sequence ATGAGAGTTCGCAGAAGCTTTGCGGCGACCGGGCCGTGCCAGCACGGTGGCAGGGTTCGTGAGATGTCCAGAATACTTGGCATGGAGATCCTGGATTTCAGCGCCAGCATCAACCCCCTCGGCTCCCCTCCCCTGGAGGACGTCGTGCTGAGTGAGCTGAAGAACATCTGCCATTATCCGGACATCACATACAGCGATTTCAGGGAGGCTGCAGCATCATTCGTCGGTGTGGAACCTGAGAATGTGGTTCCCGGAAACGGCTCATCAGAGATAATAAGGATATTCTCAGAGGTATGTATAGATGATGGCGAGGTTGCGCTCATACCGTCTCCCACGTTCGGCGAGTACGAGACCCAGTCGAGACTTGCGGGCGCACAGATCGTTAAAACAGATATTGGTCTAGAGGAGCCAAAAGATCTGGATTCGGTATTCGATGAAGCTCTTTTAAGAGATGCGAAAGCAGCATTCTTCTGCAACCCGAACAATCCCACGGGAATTCTCACAGAAAGGAAGGATCTCATGAGGCTTGCTGAACGCTGCGAGGAGCACGGGGTGTTCCTTCTCGTCGATGAAGCATTCATAGAGCTCTCCGATCCTGATCAAAGCGTGGCGGATCTCGCTCCTGATATGGATGGATTGGTGGTCATGAGATCCCTCACGAAATCATTCGGCGTCCCCGGACTGCGTCTCGGGTTCGCTGTCACGAACGGTGAGCTTGCAGAGATCATGAACATGGCACGGATACCGTGGTCGATAAGCTCGATAGCATCTGCAGCAGCTGTTCATCTTTTGAAGAACAAGGAGTTTCTGGAGAGGAGCAGGCAGTTTGTCATCGAAGAGCTTGGCTGGCTGAGAGATGCTCTGAGAAGCATCGGATTGAGACCGCTAAGAAGCAGCACGAACTTCATGCTCGTTGATGTGAGGGGCACAGGCATGGAATCGGGCGAGCTCGCAGAGAGGATGCTGCACGAGGGCGTTCTCATAAGGGACTGCAAATCTTTCGGTCTTGATGGATACGTCAGGGTCGCGGTGCGAAGGAGAGAGGAGAACGAGAGGCTGGTCCTCGCCTTCAAGAAGATCCTGGAGGGAAGATGA